A window of the Falco rusticolus isolate bFalRus1 chromosome 1, bFalRus1.pri, whole genome shotgun sequence genome harbors these coding sequences:
- the TMEM184C gene encoding transmembrane protein 184C has protein sequence MPCTCGNWRRWIRPLVVLLYIVGLLVVVPLCVWELQKLEVGIHTKAWFIAGIFLLMTIPISLWGILQHLVHYTQPELQKPIIRILWMVPIYSLDSWIALKYPNIAIYVDTCRECYEAYVIYNFMVFLSNYLTNRYPNLVLIIEAKDQQRHLPPLCCCPSWAMGEVLLFRCKLGVLQYTVVRPFTTIIALICELVGVYDEGNFSFNNAWTYLVILNNMSQLFAMYCLVLFYKVLREELNPIQPVGKFLCVKMVVFVSFWQAVLIALLVKVGVISEKHTWEWQSVEAVATGLQDFIICVEMFLAAIAHHYSFSYKPYVQEAEEGSCFDSFLAMWDISDIRADISEQVRNVGRTVLGQPRKMFFAEDHEQNEHTSLLSSSTQDPISDASSMPSSPMGHYQGFGHTVTPLTTPTTAPAVDGICNNSAIRDAEESPELEHNLSEKSLDKS, from the exons aTGCCGTGCACCTGCGGGAACTGGCGGCGGTGGATCCGGCCgctggtggtgctgctgtaCATCGtagggctgctggtggtggtgccGCTCTGCgtctgggagctgcagaagctggag GTGGGAATTCATACCAAGGCATGGTTTATCGCTGGGATATTTCTATTGATGACGATACCAATATCTCTGTGGGGAATACTACAACACTTAGTCCATTATACTCAACCTGAATTACAGAAACCAATAATAAG GATTCTATGGATGGTGCCGATTTACAGTTTAGACAGT TGGATAGCTTTGAAATACCCCAACATTGCAATATATGTGGATACATGTCGAGAATGCTATGAAGCTTATGTCATCTATAATTTTatggtttttctttcaaattatcTAACCAACCGGTATCCAAACCTCGTATTAATAATAGAAGCGAAAGATCAGCAGAGACATCTGCCGCCTCTATGTTGTTGTCCATCATGGGCTATGGGAGA AGTTTTATTATTTAGATGTAAACTGGGTGTTTTGCAGTACACTGTTGTCAGACCATTTACTACCATTATTGCTTT AATTTGTGAACTAGTGGGAGTGTATGATGAAGGAAACTTCAGCTTCAACAATGCTTGGACTTACTTGGTTATACTTAACAATATGTCACAGCTA TTTGCTATGTATTGTCTGGTGCTGTTTTACAAAGTATTACGTGAAGAACTGAACCCTATCCAACCTGTTGGCAAGTTCCTTTGTGTGAAGATGgtagtttttgtttctttctg GCAAGCTGTGCTTATTGCATTGTTGGTGAAAGTTGGCGTTATTTCTGAGAAACACACCTGGGAATGGCAAAGTGTGGAAGCTGTGGCTACAGGCCTACAG GATTTTATCATTTGTGTTGAGATGTTCCTGGCTGCTATTGCGCATCACTACAGTTTTTCCTATAAACCTTACGTTCAAGAAGCTGAAGAAGGGTCATGCTTTGACTCTTTTCTTGCAATGTGGGATATTTCTGATATAAGGGCAGATATATCAGAACAGGTTCGAAACGTTG GAAGGACAGTTTTGGGCCAgccaaggaaaatgttttttgctgAGGATCATGAACAGAATGAGCATACAAGTTTACTGTCTTCATCTACTCAAGACCCAATTTCTGATGCTTCTTCAATGCCATCTTCGCCCATGGGTCATTATCAGGGGTTTGGACACACTGTGACCCCTCTCACAACACCAACAACAGCCCCTGCAGTTGATGGTATTTGTAACAATTCTGCTATCCGAGACGCTGAGGAATCCCCTGAACTAGAGCACAATTTATCAGAGAAATCTTTGGATAAAAGTTAG
- the PRMT9 gene encoding protein arginine N-methyltransferase 9 isoform X2 codes for MELKSLASRKPWKLSLPVTEGGILDAVVVWFVLQLDDEHALSTSPSEETCWEQAVYPVQGLLDYSVKTGDTVMMEVCCQDCYLKIQKISSLTSECEMDFSDRDDTQSLGNEAELCNALAGLQTTSEQDGNGQVCVLESTEIALLNNIPYHECFKAAMGKVLLSLNPSKDLQSMDVDGHGSGMNLQENQNKSFLDVASDPLYILDVSEGFSILPIIAGKLGPVRTYSSVEKEQHQAALNVISEANHFPKETLEFWLSHLEDESVVLQRPKSDKLWSIIILDVIETSGLIQQEVMEKAAISRCLLHSGGKIFPQYVLVYGMLVESESLLLESAVQGTEPTLGFNVAPFINQFKVPVRVYLDLSTLPCLPLSKPAELLRLDLMNPLLNSSSREVKVHICKSGQVTAIPFWYHIHLDEDHSLNTSDESSHWKQAAVVLDEPIQVQAGDELVLDVQHHKSNISITVKR; via the exons ATG GAACTGAAAAGCCTTGCATCTAGAAAGCCCTGGAAGCTCAGTCTGCCGGTCACTGAAGGAGGAATACTAGATGCTGTTGTGGTGTGGTTTGTATTACAGCTCGATGATGAGCATGCTCTGTCTACAAGTCCCAGTGAGGAAACATGTTGGGAACAGGCAGTCTATCCTGTGCAGGGCCTCCTTG ATTATTCTGTGAAGACTGGAGATACTGTGATGATGGAAGTTTGCTGCCAAGACTGCTACTTGAAGATCCAGAAAATTTCCTCTTTGACTTCAGAGTGTGAGATGGATTTCAGTGACAGAGATGACACACAGAGTTTGGGCAATGAGGCTGAATTATGTAATGCTCTGGCTGGTCTTCAAACAACTAGCGAACAGGATGGCAACGGTCAAGTATGTGTATTGGAATCCACAGAAATAGCCCTGCTGAACAACATACCATACCATGAATGCTTTAAAGCTGCTATGGGCAAAGTGCTGCTGTCGTTAAATCCAAGTAAGGACTTGCAGTCAATGGATGTCGATGGACATGGCAGTGGGATGAACCTCCAAGAGAATCAAAACAAGAGCTTTCTAGATGTGGCTTCTGATCCTTTGTACATTTTGGATGTGTCTGAAGGCTTCTCCATCCTGCCAATTATAGCTGGCAAACTTGGACCAGTTAGAACCTACAGTTCTGTTGAGAAAGAACAGCATCAGGCAGCACTTAATGTAATTTCAGAAGCTAACCATTTCCCTAAGGAAACATTAGAGTTTTGGCTCAGCCACTTAGAAGATGAAAGTGTGGTGTTACAGAGACCCAAATCAGACAAGTTGTGGagtattattattttggatGTTATAGAGACATCAGGTTTAATCCAGCAGGAGGTGATGGAAAAGGCTGCAATATCCAG atgtttACTTCACAGTGGAGGAAAGATTTTCCCACAGTATGTTTTGGTGTATGGGATGCTTGTAGAATCGGAGTCTCTGTTGCTGGAGAGTGCTGTTCAAGGAACAGAACCAACTCTTGGGTTTAATGTAGCCCCTTTTATCAACCAGTTCAAG GTACCTGTTCGTGTGTATTTGGATCTCTCCACATTACCGTGTCTACCCTTGAGCAAGCCAGCAGAGCTTTTAAGGCTTGATCTCATGAACCCTCTGTTGAACAGCTCTAGCAGAGAAGTGAAG gtaCATATCTGTAAGTCTGGCCAAGTCACTGCAATTCCCTTCTGGTATCACATACATCTAGATGAAGACCATAGCTTGAACACATCTGATGAGTCCTCGCACTGGAAACAAGCTGCAGTTGTTCTTGATGAGCCCATCCAAGTTCAGGCTGGAGATGAGCTTGTGCTTGATGTTCAACACCATAAAAGCAACATTAGTATTACAGTTAAACGGTGA